One part of the Maribacter aquivivus genome encodes these proteins:
- a CDS encoding shikimate dehydrogenase family protein, with translation MEKTEKQNVNYGLIGKDISYSFSRGYFKKKFEDMGLDHCTYQNFDLQAISEFPTIFKNTENVQGLNITIPYKEEVMAFLDDIDIAAKKIGAVNTIKFTKNGLIGFNTDAYGFQKSLEPHLKEHHRKALILGTGGASKAVAFVLEELGITLSFVSRSGKNNGFTYHDLTNDIIAKHTLIINCSPVGTFPKVEEKPAIPYSKIGKEHLLFDLIYNPEETAFLSAGKANGATICNGHRMLEFQAEKSWEIWNR, from the coding sequence ATGGAAAAAACAGAAAAACAGAACGTTAATTACGGCTTAATAGGTAAAGATATTTCTTATTCATTTTCAAGAGGATATTTTAAAAAAAAGTTTGAAGATATGGGGCTAGACCATTGCACGTATCAAAACTTCGATTTACAAGCTATTTCAGAATTTCCAACCATCTTCAAAAACACTGAAAATGTACAAGGGCTGAATATTACCATTCCGTATAAAGAAGAAGTAATGGCTTTCTTAGACGATATAGATATTGCGGCCAAAAAGATAGGTGCCGTAAATACCATAAAATTTACTAAGAATGGTTTAATTGGCTTCAATACTGATGCCTACGGATTTCAAAAATCACTGGAACCACATTTAAAAGAACACCATAGAAAAGCACTAATATTAGGTACTGGCGGAGCGTCAAAAGCTGTAGCATTTGTACTTGAAGAGCTTGGCATAACACTTTCTTTTGTATCAAGAAGTGGTAAAAACAATGGATTTACTTACCATGACTTAACCAATGATATCATAGCTAAACATACTTTAATTATAAACTGCTCTCCTGTAGGCACTTTTCCTAAGGTTGAAGAAAAACCTGCAATTCCGTATTCCAAAATTGGTAAAGAACATCTACTTTTTGACTTAATATATAACCCTGAAGAAACTGCATTCTTATCTGCAGGCAAAGCTAATGGGGCTACAATTTGTAACGGACATAGAATGCTAGAATTCCAAGCTGAAAAATCTTGGGAAATCTGGAACCGTTAA
- a CDS encoding DUF368 domain-containing protein: protein MNEPRSFTDKFFLVVKGLCMGAANKVPGVSGGIVAFVGGFYEEFIYSLQKINTKAFKLLINGRLKSFYRYINGSFLTLLIFGMLVSYFSVSKILDYFLVTHELYVWSAFFGMILGSIYYIGKDFDYWKKKTFTAAIIGLSVGVAISFLSPAKENDNLLFIFLCGMISVSGMTLPGLSGSFILILLGNYVLLLVDSVNALYDTFSELLIGDFSFTSNTERLHTLKILAVFTLGSATGLVTLSHVLTFVLKHYKHVTTATILGFITGSLGVVWPWKKTIFKTGIDGESILDSNGKQIIMNYERFLPDMTTVENWMAIICIIFGISILLLLDWYGKNRKTER from the coding sequence ATGAACGAACCCCGATCCTTTACCGATAAATTTTTCTTGGTCGTAAAGGGACTTTGTATGGGTGCTGCCAATAAAGTACCTGGTGTATCTGGCGGTATTGTCGCCTTTGTTGGTGGTTTTTACGAAGAATTTATTTATTCACTTCAAAAAATAAATACAAAAGCATTTAAGCTTCTTATTAATGGTAGACTTAAAAGTTTCTACAGATATATAAATGGCTCTTTTCTAACGCTACTCATTTTCGGTATGTTAGTGAGCTATTTTAGTGTTTCTAAAATATTAGACTATTTTTTAGTAACACATGAATTGTATGTGTGGTCTGCTTTTTTCGGTATGATCTTAGGTTCTATTTACTACATAGGTAAAGATTTTGACTATTGGAAAAAGAAAACATTTACAGCTGCTATTATAGGTCTAAGCGTGGGTGTAGCCATCAGTTTTCTTAGTCCGGCGAAAGAAAACGATAACTTACTATTCATCTTTTTATGTGGAATGATCAGTGTGTCAGGCATGACATTACCCGGACTTTCAGGTTCCTTTATATTAATACTTTTAGGTAATTATGTGCTGCTACTAGTAGATTCTGTAAACGCATTATATGATACGTTCTCAGAATTACTAATAGGTGATTTTAGTTTCACTTCTAATACCGAAAGATTACACACACTTAAAATCTTAGCCGTATTCACATTAGGATCGGCAACAGGTCTAGTTACTCTTTCACATGTATTGACCTTCGTACTAAAACACTATAAACATGTTACTACGGCAACCATTTTGGGCTTTATAACAGGATCTCTAGGAGTTGTTTGGCCATGGAAAAAAACTATCTTCAAAACAGGAATAGATGGTGAAAGCATTTTAGATTCTAACGGAAAACAAATAATAATGAACTACGAACGGTTTCTACCAGATATGACCACCGTAGAAAATTGGATGGCAATCATCTGTATTATATTTGGTATTAGTATTTTGCTACTTTTAGATTGGTATGGAAAAAACAGAAAAACAGAACGTTAA
- a CDS encoding DUF368 domain-containing protein — protein MDNRKLKDYTFISLKGMAMGIAELVPGVSGGTIAFVTGIYEEFITSINNVNLTTLKVLKEEGFKKFWEKLNGNFLLALAIGMMISILTLSKAIAWLLEEHTIVTWAFFFGLVLASVIFVAKSIKRWNVLAIVLFIIGTVSAFYITTLPPSTSSGSLPYIFLSGAVAICAMVMPGISGAFILVLMGSFKTVLGALNEKDFGILITFIFGIVFGILSFARVLKWMFTNYKDATLAVLTGFILGSLNKIWPWKYIIEVIKIGKKEIVVDENISPFAFQGDNQLTFAIVAAVIGFSLIFILEKSASKK, from the coding sequence ATGGACAATAGAAAACTTAAAGATTACACTTTCATATCTCTAAAAGGTATGGCAATGGGTATTGCCGAATTAGTGCCAGGCGTATCTGGTGGCACAATAGCTTTTGTAACAGGTATATACGAAGAATTCATTACTTCAATCAACAACGTTAACCTTACTACTTTAAAAGTATTAAAAGAAGAAGGTTTTAAAAAGTTCTGGGAGAAATTAAATGGCAACTTCCTGTTGGCATTGGCAATTGGTATGATGATTAGTATTTTAACATTATCCAAAGCGATTGCCTGGTTATTAGAAGAGCACACTATAGTTACATGGGCATTTTTTTTCGGTTTGGTATTAGCAAGTGTCATTTTCGTAGCCAAATCGATTAAAAGATGGAACGTATTAGCAATTGTATTATTCATAATAGGTACCGTAAGTGCTTTTTATATTACGACCCTACCCCCTTCAACTAGTTCTGGCAGTCTGCCTTACATTTTTTTATCAGGTGCTGTAGCCATTTGTGCAATGGTAATGCCAGGAATTTCCGGAGCATTCATTTTAGTTCTAATGGGATCATTCAAAACTGTTTTAGGAGCTTTAAATGAAAAGGATTTTGGTATTCTAATAACCTTCATTTTCGGGATAGTTTTTGGTATTTTAAGTTTTGCTAGAGTATTAAAATGGATGTTTACCAATTATAAAGATGCAACACTTGCGGTTTTAACAGGATTCATCTTAGGTTCATTGAACAAAATATGGCCTTGGAAGTATATTATAGAGGTAATTAAAATTGGTAAAAAAGAAATTGTTGTAGATGAAAACATCTCACCTTTCGCTTTTCAAGGCGATAATCAATTAACCTTTGCTATTGTAGCTGCTGTAATAGGTTTTTCTCTTATTTTTATATTAGAAAAATCAGCTTCTAAGAAGTAA
- a CDS encoding tetratricopeptide repeat protein translates to MALESNERPDKPITKFESMLKTDDVYFFDAEDFEDIVHHYLNHGKVSLAKKGIKIGLQQHPASIELKLLQVEVMVFENQMEKAEALLDELQRLDNYNDEIYIQRANIFSKRDDHEGAIELLQKALSFTNNSFDIYSLLGMEYLFMDNFDNAKESFMKCVEFDEQDYSSLYNVVYCFEFLEDYDGAIVYLNSYLENNPYCEVAWHQLGKQYYYKEMFTEALSAFDFAVISDDTFIGAYFEKAKVLEKLGRHKEAIENYETTIAIEDPTSHAFLRIGKCYEKLKDTEMAKYYFYQTVHEDPLLDKGWLAITNLYFNTKDFEKAIFYINKALNIDGENPQYWKKCANIYMALKNYDQADFAFKQAVELGNYELDTWLNWAEVVHLNGDESSAVEILSQGREFYPESLKLLYRSVGYLLLAEDPINARIMLMDALKIDKKQKKLHLFTENFPEYGKSEWTQEIVRKYNKTS, encoded by the coding sequence ATGGCGTTAGAATCTAACGAGAGACCGGACAAGCCAATTACGAAATTCGAATCAATGTTAAAGACAGACGATGTCTATTTCTTTGATGCTGAGGATTTTGAAGATATTGTGCACCACTACCTAAATCATGGGAAGGTTTCTTTGGCTAAAAAAGGAATTAAAATTGGTCTACAGCAACATCCAGCTTCTATAGAATTGAAATTACTTCAAGTAGAAGTCATGGTTTTTGAAAACCAGATGGAAAAGGCTGAAGCACTTCTAGATGAGCTACAAAGGCTAGATAATTACAATGATGAAATTTATATTCAACGTGCCAATATATTTTCGAAGAGAGATGATCACGAAGGTGCTATAGAATTACTACAAAAGGCATTAAGTTTTACAAATAATAGTTTTGACATTTATAGTCTTTTGGGCATGGAATATTTGTTCATGGACAATTTTGATAATGCCAAAGAGAGCTTTATGAAATGTGTAGAGTTTGATGAACAAGATTACTCTTCACTTTATAATGTGGTGTATTGCTTTGAGTTTCTTGAAGATTACGATGGTGCCATTGTTTACTTGAACAGTTATTTAGAAAATAACCCATATTGCGAAGTCGCATGGCATCAATTGGGTAAACAATACTATTATAAAGAAATGTTTACAGAAGCCTTGAGCGCTTTTGATTTTGCTGTTATTTCAGATGACACTTTTATAGGTGCATATTTTGAAAAAGCCAAAGTACTTGAAAAATTGGGACGACATAAAGAGGCTATCGAAAATTACGAGACTACTATTGCTATTGAAGACCCAACATCTCATGCATTTTTAAGAATAGGAAAATGTTATGAAAAACTGAAGGATACAGAAATGGCTAAATACTATTTCTACCAAACGGTTCACGAAGATCCATTGTTAGACAAAGGTTGGTTGGCTATAACAAATCTATATTTTAATACTAAAGATTTTGAAAAAGCTATATTTTACATCAATAAGGCCTTAAATATAGATGGTGAAAATCCGCAGTACTGGAAAAAATGCGCAAATATTTACATGGCATTAAAAAACTATGACCAAGCAGATTTTGCATTTAAACAAGCGGTAGAACTAGGAAATTATGAATTGGACACGTGGTTGAATTGGGCTGAAGTTGTTCATTTAAACGGAGATGAATCATCTGCCGTAGAAATTCTATCTCAAGGAAGAGAGTTTTATCCTGAAAGTTTAAAGCTTTTATATAGGTCTGTAGGCTATCTACTACTTGCTGAAGACCCAATTAATGCTCGTATTATGTTAATGGATGCTCTAAAAATTGACAAAAAACAGAAAAAACTACATTTGTTCACTGAAAATTTTCCGGAATACGGCAAGTCTGAATGGACACAAGAAATTGTAAGAAAATACAATAAAACCTCATAG
- a CDS encoding aspartate aminotransferase family protein, whose protein sequence is MNKDFLQYQAQTSPYPLGMEVSHAKGSYIHDTNGNAHLDFVAGVSACTLGHCHPEIVEAIKNQVDKYMHVMVYGEYSQSPATTYTKLLADNLPAPLEVTYLVNSGTEAIEGALKLARRYTGRSEIIAAKSAYHGNTMGSLSLMDFEERKSVFRPLLPDIYHIEFNNEKDLEKITTKTACVILETIQGGAGFILPKNDYLKKVKARCKEVGALLILDEIQPGFGRTGKLFAFEHFDCVPDILVIGKGMASGLPVGAFTASKEIMHTLSENPKMGHITTFGGNPVIAASSLATLNVLLNSNLIADTLRKEALFKSLLKHPKIKEIRGKGLMLALLMDTPETANELVLQAKEKNLILFWLLFENRAVRISPPLTISEKEIKEGCAKILALLNSM, encoded by the coding sequence ATGAATAAAGACTTTCTACAATATCAAGCACAAACTTCCCCCTATCCTTTAGGTATGGAAGTATCTCATGCCAAAGGCAGTTATATTCATGATACCAATGGCAATGCACATTTAGACTTTGTTGCAGGTGTTTCAGCTTGCACACTTGGTCATTGTCACCCAGAGATTGTTGAAGCAATAAAAAATCAAGTAGATAAATATATGCATGTAATGGTGTACGGCGAATATTCGCAATCACCAGCGACTACCTATACCAAATTATTGGCAGACAATTTACCTGCACCTTTAGAGGTTACCTATTTGGTAAATTCAGGAACCGAAGCTATTGAAGGCGCATTAAAATTGGCTCGCAGATATACTGGTCGTTCTGAAATTATAGCCGCTAAATCTGCCTATCATGGTAATACCATGGGTAGTTTAAGCCTTATGGATTTTGAAGAGCGTAAAAGTGTATTTAGACCTTTGCTGCCAGATATTTATCATATCGAATTCAACAACGAAAAAGATTTAGAGAAAATCACCACCAAAACTGCATGTGTAATATTAGAGACCATACAAGGTGGTGCTGGTTTTATACTCCCAAAAAACGATTATCTAAAGAAAGTAAAAGCACGCTGCAAAGAAGTGGGTGCATTACTTATTTTAGATGAAATACAGCCAGGTTTCGGCAGAACAGGAAAGCTATTTGCATTTGAACATTTTGATTGCGTTCCCGATATTTTAGTTATCGGCAAAGGCATGGCATCAGGTTTACCTGTTGGTGCATTTACAGCCAGTAAAGAGATTATGCATACGTTAAGTGAGAATCCGAAAATGGGTCACATTACTACGTTTGGCGGTAATCCTGTAATCGCAGCATCAAGTTTAGCAACTCTGAATGTATTATTAAACTCGAATTTAATCGCAGATACCTTAAGGAAAGAAGCACTATTTAAATCGCTATTAAAACATCCGAAGATTAAAGAAATTAGAGGCAAAGGTTTAATGCTTGCTTTACTAATGGATACACCAGAAACTGCAAACGAATTAGTACTGCAAGCAAAGGAAAAGAACCTAATTCTCTTCTGGTTATTATTCGAAAATAGAGCCGTAAGAATTTCTCCGCCATTAACTATTTCAGAAAAAGAAATTAAAGAAGGTTGCGCAAAAATTTTAGCACTTCTTAACTCTATGTAA
- a CDS encoding OstA-like protein, whose amino-acid sequence MFRLKKIYSVVLIFFACTLFGYAQQDAVEEESKQINIVYGANFTKNEAEYPGASIFSKDDRQVQFEHQGADLWCDVAIYYQLENRLEAIGNVILKQGDSVEMTSKKINYLGDVKLAKAWGNVVLTNSDMTLRTDTLRLDREKQEAFYQDNGTVIDSANTLTSKIGKYFMELKKYQFLDSVHVKNPEYTLDSEQLDYYTTSKNAYMYGPSTINGEAYKIYCERGFYDTKIESGYGIKNTRIDYNNRIIEGDSVYFNKAKEFASATNNITVTDTINNGIIRAHYAEVYKAKDSVFATRRAVSISVQERDSLYVHGDTLMVTGKPEDRILRAFRNAKFYKTDLSGKCDSIHSAQKTGITQLIKNPIIWNGANQMTGDSIHLKSNLETEKLDSLKVLNNAFIISLDSVSMTGYNQAKGINLYGKFIENELKLIDLVQNTEVVYYMYNDDDELIGIDKTVCSKIRITMAENDIEDLTFYTDPDGDIFPEKDLPKNSRILKGFVWRGDERILTKGDIFDEDDNNLELVVINGIDNPIDIDAEEQQRSKNDTDPINNISGQDKATDPKKSVKPKKIK is encoded by the coding sequence ATTTTTAGGTTGAAAAAGATTTATTCAGTTGTTCTAATATTCTTTGCATGTACTCTTTTTGGTTATGCCCAACAAGATGCAGTAGAAGAAGAATCCAAACAAATTAATATTGTGTATGGTGCCAACTTCACAAAAAATGAAGCTGAATACCCAGGTGCATCTATATTTAGTAAAGATGACCGACAAGTACAATTTGAACATCAAGGTGCCGATTTATGGTGCGATGTTGCCATTTACTACCAGTTAGAGAATCGTTTAGAAGCCATTGGCAATGTTATACTAAAGCAAGGCGATTCGGTTGAAATGACCAGTAAAAAAATCAATTATTTAGGTGATGTAAAATTGGCTAAGGCTTGGGGAAATGTTGTTTTAACAAATTCAGACATGACCTTAAGAACAGATACCTTACGTTTAGATCGCGAAAAACAAGAAGCTTTTTATCAAGATAATGGTACGGTAATAGATTCTGCAAATACATTGACCAGTAAAATTGGCAAGTATTTTATGGAACTAAAAAAGTATCAATTTTTAGATAGTGTACATGTAAAAAATCCTGAATACACTTTAGACTCTGAACAATTAGATTACTACACTACTTCCAAGAACGCTTATATGTACGGTCCGTCCACAATTAATGGCGAGGCTTACAAAATATATTGTGAGAGAGGATTTTACGACACCAAGATTGAAAGCGGCTACGGAATTAAAAACACACGTATAGATTATAACAACAGAATTATTGAAGGTGACAGCGTGTACTTTAATAAGGCTAAAGAATTTGCATCTGCGACCAACAACATTACTGTAACAGATACTATCAATAACGGTATAATTAGAGCACATTACGCCGAAGTATATAAGGCAAAAGATTCTGTTTTCGCCACGAGAAGAGCGGTTTCTATCTCTGTGCAAGAAAGAGATTCACTTTATGTACATGGCGATACGCTAATGGTCACCGGTAAACCAGAAGATAGAATTCTGCGTGCTTTTAGAAATGCAAAATTCTACAAAACTGATTTAAGCGGAAAATGTGATAGTATACACTCTGCACAAAAGACAGGTATTACTCAGTTAATTAAAAATCCGATTATTTGGAACGGCGCCAACCAAATGACAGGTGATAGTATTCACCTAAAATCTAATTTAGAAACTGAAAAATTAGATTCTTTAAAAGTATTGAACAATGCTTTTATAATCTCTTTAGACAGTGTTAGCATGACAGGCTACAACCAAGCCAAAGGGATTAATTTGTATGGGAAGTTTATTGAAAACGAATTAAAACTCATAGACTTAGTTCAGAATACTGAGGTAGTTTACTATATGTATAATGATGATGATGAACTTATAGGGATAGATAAAACCGTTTGCAGTAAAATTAGAATTACTATGGCGGAAAATGATATTGAAGATCTTACATTTTACACAGATCCTGATGGAGATATATTTCCGGAAAAAGATTTACCAAAAAATAGCAGAATATTAAAAGGCTTCGTTTGGCGTGGAGATGAGCGTATACTCACCAAAGGTGATATTTTTGATGAAGATGATAACAACTTAGAACTTGTAGTTATTAACGGTATTGACAACCCCATTGATATTGATGCCGAAGAGCAACAAAGAAGTAAAAACGATACTGACCCAATCAACAATATTTCGGGTCAAGACAAAGCAACAGACCCTAAAAAATCTGTGAAACCAAAAAAGATAAAATAG
- a CDS encoding Gfo/Idh/MocA family protein encodes MNKRDFIKNAAALSTFVLLPSGLWSCKKEEKKLTRLRTAHIGVGNMGAEDLKAISSHNKVDVTVLCDVDANNLAEAKKLHPNAKTYTDYRVMLKEMGDEIDAVVVSTPDHTHAPASMMAMELDKPVYCQKPLTHYVSEARAMNKLATEKGLVTQMGIQVHSFYDYKLATLLIQSGIIGKVHTVRAWSPKDWGYDGTEPTGSDPIPESLDWNLWLGTSAERPYKEGFYHPGNWRKLVDYGCGTLGDMGVHIFDTPYNALDLQVPMNIKNECREPNGFGFPQNNIVTYEFPQTAYTTETLKWVWYDGPGAPKDHVDLILPGAENMADSKETSKDSMADKMSLETKTAGEGTLPDQGAMFIGEKGRLLLPHFMQLPKKIVDGKYVDISAEIEAVEKANNMSKPIRDYDLEGPKHYHQFVDACLGTGETTAPFSYASRLTETILLGVIAGRFPNQVLHWDSENAKFSEDEANAFLEGDYRNF; translated from the coding sequence ATGAACAAAAGAGACTTTATAAAAAACGCAGCAGCACTTTCCACGTTTGTATTATTACCATCTGGACTTTGGTCTTGTAAAAAGGAAGAAAAGAAATTAACCAGACTCCGTACTGCGCATATTGGTGTTGGTAATATGGGCGCCGAAGACTTAAAAGCAATTTCATCTCATAATAAAGTGGATGTAACTGTATTGTGTGATGTTGATGCAAATAACTTGGCAGAAGCAAAAAAACTGCATCCAAATGCAAAAACATATACCGACTATAGGGTAATGCTAAAAGAAATGGGTGATGAAATCGATGCTGTAGTCGTTTCTACTCCTGATCATACCCACGCACCTGCCTCAATGATGGCAATGGAATTAGACAAGCCAGTATATTGTCAAAAGCCGTTGACACATTATGTATCTGAGGCTAGGGCTATGAACAAATTGGCAACAGAAAAAGGCTTGGTTACCCAAATGGGAATTCAGGTACATTCTTTTTACGATTATAAACTAGCAACCCTATTAATACAATCTGGCATTATTGGCAAAGTACATACGGTACGAGCATGGTCACCAAAAGATTGGGGCTATGACGGAACCGAACCAACAGGGTCAGATCCAATACCAGAATCATTAGATTGGAATTTATGGTTAGGAACTTCAGCTGAGAGACCATATAAAGAAGGATTCTATCACCCAGGTAATTGGAGAAAATTAGTCGATTATGGTTGTGGTACTTTAGGTGATATGGGCGTCCATATTTTTGACACCCCGTATAATGCTCTAGACCTACAAGTTCCTATGAACATTAAAAATGAATGTAGAGAACCAAACGGATTCGGTTTTCCGCAAAACAATATTGTCACTTACGAATTCCCACAAACGGCTTATACAACTGAAACATTAAAATGGGTTTGGTATGATGGACCTGGAGCACCTAAAGACCATGTAGATTTAATTCTACCGGGAGCTGAGAACATGGCAGATTCAAAAGAAACCTCTAAAGACTCTATGGCAGATAAAATGTCTCTAGAAACTAAAACTGCTGGCGAAGGTACATTACCAGATCAAGGTGCTATGTTCATTGGCGAAAAAGGAAGACTATTACTACCGCATTTTATGCAACTACCAAAAAAGATAGTAGACGGTAAATATGTAGATATTTCTGCAGAAATAGAAGCTGTAGAAAAAGCAAATAATATGAGCAAACCAATTCGCGATTATGATTTGGAAGGACCTAAACATTACCACCAATTTGTAGATGCCTGTTTGGGCACAGGTGAAACTACCGCACCATTTTCATATGCATCTAGACTTACTGAAACTATTTTATTAGGTGTTATCGCTGGCAGATTCCCTAATCAAGTTTTACATTGGGACAGTGAAAATGCTAAATTCTCTGAAGATGAAGCCAACGCTTTTTTAGAAGGAGATTACAGAAACTTCTAA
- a CDS encoding 3-keto-disaccharide hydrolase, with amino-acid sequence MKKTTFSILFLFAALAVSCKTEKKQTAEEQTATEEPAKGEWITLFDGTTTKGWRAYNGKELPPGWIAKDGELQFDTELGKEQDYTGGTDIIYGAEEFDNFELYVEWKLPKGGNSGIFYHLKEGYDSPPEVSPEYQLIDDENYASIHDLTDYNLSLGYTDKPEELKPLQQTASDYAMHAADPEGKILNPVGEWNTTKIIFTPEQVEHWLNGKKVVSFVPWDEAWYLKKNSDKWKNSKDYGKFKTGYIGFQDHSSPIWFRNIKIKKL; translated from the coding sequence ATGAAAAAAACCACCTTCTCTATCCTATTTTTATTTGCTGCTTTAGCAGTTTCTTGTAAAACGGAAAAAAAACAAACAGCAGAAGAGCAAACAGCAACTGAAGAACCAGCTAAAGGCGAATGGATCACTTTGTTCGACGGCACCACAACTAAAGGTTGGCGCGCTTATAATGGTAAAGAACTACCACCAGGATGGATCGCTAAAGATGGAGAACTACAATTTGATACTGAATTAGGTAAAGAGCAAGACTACACGGGTGGCACTGACATTATTTACGGTGCAGAAGAGTTTGATAATTTTGAACTCTATGTAGAATGGAAATTACCAAAAGGTGGTAATAGCGGTATTTTCTACCACTTAAAAGAAGGTTATGATAGTCCGCCAGAAGTTTCACCAGAGTATCAATTGATAGACGACGAAAACTACGCCAGCATTCACGACTTAACCGACTACAATTTAAGTTTAGGCTATACTGATAAACCAGAGGAACTAAAACCACTTCAACAAACAGCTTCAGATTATGCCATGCATGCGGCAGATCCAGAAGGAAAAATATTGAATCCGGTTGGAGAATGGAACACTACTAAAATCATTTTTACACCTGAGCAAGTTGAACATTGGCTAAACGGTAAAAAAGTAGTGTCATTTGTACCTTGGGATGAAGCCTGGTACCTGAAAAAGAATTCAGACAAATGGAAGAACAGTAAAGATTATGGCAAATTCAAAACTGGCTACATAGGCTTTCAAGATCATTCTAGCCCTATATGGTTTAGAAACATAAAAATCAAAAAACTTTAA
- a CDS encoding adenylosuccinate synthase, whose product MAVDLLLGLQWGDEGKGKIVDVLTRDYDIIARFQGGPNAGHTLEFDGIKHVLRTIPSGIFHKKAMNVIGNGVVIDPVVFVKELEGLDQFNIDYKAKLIISRKAHLILPTHRLLDAASEASKGKAKIGSTLKGIGPTYMDKTGRNGMRVGDLELESWKEKYRLLADKHETMISFYNVDVQYDLDEMEVEFFEAVERLKELTFIDSEEYLNQAIKAGKTILAEGAQGSLLDIDFGTYPFVTSSNTTAAGACTGLGIAPNKVKEVYGIFKAYTTRVGSGPFPTELFDEVGAEMAKVGHEFGAVTGRPRRCGWLDLVALKYACQVNGVTQLNMMKGDVLSGFDSLQVCTAYKYKGETITHFPYNIEPENVTPIYTEFACWKEDLTKMTSADQLPKELNDYIDFLEKELEVPIKIVSVGPDRTQTISR is encoded by the coding sequence ATGGCAGTAGATTTATTGTTAGGCCTACAATGGGGTGACGAAGGAAAAGGAAAAATTGTTGATGTATTAACTAGAGATTACGACATTATTGCGCGTTTTCAAGGTGGTCCAAATGCTGGTCACACCTTAGAATTTGACGGTATTAAACACGTACTTAGAACTATTCCTTCAGGAATTTTTCATAAAAAGGCAATGAATGTTATTGGTAACGGTGTTGTTATCGATCCAGTTGTTTTTGTAAAAGAACTAGAAGGTTTAGACCAGTTCAACATAGACTACAAAGCAAAACTTATTATTTCTAGAAAAGCACATTTAATATTACCAACTCACCGTTTGTTAGATGCAGCTTCTGAAGCATCTAAAGGAAAAGCAAAAATTGGTTCTACTTTGAAAGGTATTGGTCCAACTTATATGGACAAGACCGGTAGAAATGGTATGCGTGTTGGAGATCTAGAATTAGAGTCTTGGAAAGAAAAATACCGTCTTTTAGCAGATAAGCATGAAACTATGATTAGTTTCTACAATGTAGATGTACAGTATGATTTGGATGAAATGGAAGTAGAATTCTTTGAAGCTGTAGAGCGTTTAAAAGAATTAACTTTTATAGATAGTGAAGAATACTTAAATCAAGCTATAAAAGCAGGAAAAACTATTTTAGCAGAAGGTGCTCAAGGTTCTTTATTAGATATCGATTTTGGCACATACCCATTTGTTACATCATCTAATACAACAGCTGCAGGTGCTTGTACAGGTTTAGGTATTGCACCTAATAAAGTAAAAGAAGTATATGGTATTTTCAAAGCATATACTACACGTGTAGGTTCTGGTCCTTTCCCAACAGAATTGTTTGATGAAGTTGGTGCAGAAATGGCTAAAGTAGGTCACGAATTTGGTGCAGTAACAGGTAGACCTCGTCGTTGTGGTTGGTTAGACCTTGTAGCATTAAAATACGCTTGTCAAGTAAATGGTGTTACACAATTAAATATGATGAAGGGTGATGTACTTTCTGGTTTTGATAGCCTACAAGTATGTACTGCTTATAAATATAAAGGTGAAACTATAACTCATTTCCCTTATAACATAGAACCAGAAAATGTAACTCCTATTTACACTGAGTTCGCTTGTTGGAAAGAAGATTTAACCAAAATGACTTCAGCAGACCAATTGCCGAAAGAACTTAATGATTATATTGATTTCCTTGAAAAAGAATTAGAAGTGCCAATTAAGATTGTTTCTGTAGGTCCAGATAGAACTCAAACAATATCAAGATAG